In one Vibrio sp. YMD68 genomic region, the following are encoded:
- the chbG gene encoding chitin disaccharide deacetylase, whose product MKVIFNADDFGLTEGVNNGIVESHRNGVVNSTTMMVGVASEEHALTLSREYPNLKVGLHLRFTMGAPLTNHACLYGEDGHFPGLDTFWDKQDFETNAVHDEVVAQVEYFLSMGLSLSHIDSHHHAHSHPQIGPVVEKVAKLYGVPVRGFGGMGIEIDGCRYLFTDKFYGDQVDLDTLIVHLLSLKGTYDLVEVMCHPAIVDDALEQVSSYREPRHKELTILTDPRLKERLLTRGIKITDYSELDFMHHKDCV is encoded by the coding sequence ATGAAAGTTATATTTAATGCTGATGATTTTGGGCTGACGGAAGGCGTCAACAACGGCATTGTGGAATCTCATCGAAATGGTGTCGTTAATTCAACAACCATGATGGTCGGTGTTGCATCGGAGGAGCATGCACTGACTTTATCGCGAGAATACCCAAACTTAAAAGTGGGGTTACACCTAAGATTTACAATGGGCGCCCCATTAACCAACCATGCTTGCCTTTATGGCGAGGATGGCCACTTTCCCGGTTTGGACACGTTTTGGGATAAACAAGATTTCGAGACGAATGCCGTGCATGATGAAGTGGTCGCACAGGTGGAATACTTTCTATCGATGGGCCTTTCATTGAGCCACATTGATAGCCACCACCATGCGCATAGCCATCCTCAAATTGGCCCGGTTGTGGAGAAAGTTGCCAAGCTTTATGGCGTTCCTGTTCGTGGTTTTGGAGGTATGGGTATCGAAATAGACGGTTGTCGGTACCTTTTTACCGATAAATTTTATGGAGATCAGGTCGATCTCGACACGCTCATTGTTCACCTATTAAGTTTGAAAGGGACCTATGATTTAGTCGAAGTGATGTGTCACCCAGCGATTGTTGATGATGCATTAGAGCAAGTCAGTAGTTACCGAGAGCCTAGACACAAGGAATTAACCATCCTAACCGATCCTCGCTTAAAAGAGAGGTTGCTTACTCGTGGTATAAAAATCACAGATTATTCTGAGTTAGATTTTATGCATCATAAAGACTGTGTATGA
- a CDS encoding PTS sugar transporter subunit IIB translates to MKKILLCCSAGMSTSMLVRKMEQAAAKRGIECEIEALAVNAFNEVIADYDVCLLGPQVRFQLEELSKTAAEHGKNIAAISPQDYGMMKGDEVLDQALSLID, encoded by the coding sequence ATGAAAAAGATTTTATTGTGCTGTAGTGCTGGTATGTCAACGAGTATGTTGGTGAGAAAAATGGAACAAGCCGCTGCTAAAAGAGGGATAGAGTGCGAAATAGAAGCGCTAGCCGTCAACGCCTTCAATGAGGTAATCGCAGATTATGATGTTTGCTTACTCGGACCACAAGTGAGATTCCAGCTGGAAGAGCTGAGTAAAACTGCCGCCGAGCACGGGAAGAATATCGCCGCGATATCGCCACAAGATTACGGGATGATGAAGGGTGATGAAGTCCTAGACCAAGCTTTAAGTTTAATTGACTAA
- a CDS encoding 6-phospho-beta-glucosidase, which translates to MAKGSLKLAIIGGGSSYTPELVEGVLKRLEFLPVKEIHFVDIESGKKKLEIIESLSKRMVAKVNANIVIKAGFDRREAIKDADFVMTQFRVGGLNARASDERIPLKYDVIGQETTGPGGFAKALRTIPVILDICKDIEELAPNAWMLNFTNPAGLVTEAIAKYSKVKSIGLCNVPVSMQMMIAEMMECEPSELQLEFAGLNHLVWVNKAWLKGEDITATVLQKVGDGANFSMTNIFEEPWDPDFLEALGAIPCPYHRYFYQTDAMLAEEKQSSKEQGTRAEQVMATEKALFELYQDESLAEKPKQLEERGGAYYSDASLNLVDAIYNNKNGIHVVNVLNNGAISSLPHDAVIECSAVVGSWGAKPLAVGNLSPKISGLLHQVKAYEQLAIEAAVHGDKNQALMALAANPLVPDITRAKAILNDILKENSDYLPQFKQESPGQNKQSG; encoded by the coding sequence ATGGCTAAAGGATCATTAAAACTCGCCATCATCGGTGGCGGCAGTAGCTATACGCCCGAGTTGGTTGAAGGTGTATTGAAAAGACTGGAATTTTTGCCTGTAAAAGAAATCCACTTTGTTGATATTGAATCAGGTAAAAAGAAGCTAGAGATCATTGAATCGCTATCAAAAAGAATGGTGGCAAAGGTTAATGCCAACATTGTAATAAAAGCTGGATTCGACCGTAGAGAAGCGATCAAAGATGCTGATTTCGTTATGACTCAGTTCCGAGTGGGTGGTCTAAACGCCAGAGCCAGCGATGAACGCATTCCATTAAAGTATGATGTGATTGGGCAAGAAACCACGGGCCCTGGTGGGTTTGCTAAAGCGTTGCGTACTATTCCTGTCATTCTGGATATTTGTAAAGACATCGAAGAGTTGGCACCCAATGCATGGATGCTCAATTTCACTAATCCTGCGGGGTTGGTAACGGAAGCCATTGCCAAGTACAGCAAAGTCAAAAGTATTGGTTTATGTAATGTCCCTGTTTCAATGCAGATGATGATTGCAGAAATGATGGAATGTGAGCCTAGCGAATTGCAATTGGAGTTTGCAGGTTTGAACCATCTTGTTTGGGTAAATAAAGCATGGCTGAAAGGCGAAGACATCACTGCAACGGTTTTGCAAAAAGTGGGTGATGGCGCGAACTTTAGTATGACGAACATCTTCGAAGAACCTTGGGACCCTGATTTTCTTGAGGCACTTGGGGCGATACCTTGCCCTTACCATCGTTACTTCTATCAAACCGATGCTATGCTAGCAGAAGAAAAACAGAGCTCTAAAGAGCAAGGCACTCGAGCAGAGCAGGTGATGGCCACAGAAAAAGCGTTGTTTGAGCTTTATCAAGATGAAAGCTTGGCTGAGAAACCTAAGCAGCTAGAAGAACGTGGTGGTGCTTATTATTCGGACGCTTCACTCAACCTTGTCGATGCCATTTACAATAACAAAAACGGCATTCACGTTGTCAATGTATTGAATAATGGAGCCATCAGTAGCTTACCGCATGACGCTGTCATTGAGTGTAGTGCTGTTGTTGGAAGTTGGGGAGCGAAACCTTTAGCGGTGGGCAATCTTTCGCCTAAAATTAGTGGGTTACTACACCAGGTAAAAGCGTACGAGCAATTGGCGATCGAAGCCGCCGTTCATGGTGATAAAAATCAAGCGTTAATGGCGTTAGCAGCGAATCCGTTAGTGCCTGATATTACGAGAGCCAAAGCGATTTTGAATGATATCTTAAAGGAAAACTCAGATTATCTGCCTCAGTTTAAACAAGAGTCACCTGGTCAAAACAAACAATCTGGCTAA
- a CDS encoding PTS sugar transporter subunit IIC, with protein sequence MKLYDAIIGFVEKRIAPLAAKVGNQPHVRAMRDGFIVAMPFIIVGSFILIFAFPPFGEDTQNAFGRVWLDFATQNFDVIMMPFNMSMGIMTIFVSLGVAYSLAKAYKMDGITSAVLSLMSFLLVASPATDGALSMSHMGGTGIFTAVMCAFFSVELYRFMKKHNITIRMPEQVPPAIARSFEVLLPVLAIFVTLYPLSLFVQAEFDMLIPDAVMAMFKPLISASNTLPAIIGALLVCQLLWFAGIHGAAIVVGLLSPIFLTNIGANIDAFVNDQPVQNIFTQPFWDFYIFIGGSGATLALVILMSFSRSAHLKSIGRMSAVPGFFQINEPVIFGSPIVMNPILFIPFVFAPIINATIAYFAVHVGFVGMGVATTPWTTPALIGASWGSGWTFAPVLLVIGLLILDLFLYLPFFKMFEKQLLEQEKEAATESKTSSSKVGKAATA encoded by the coding sequence ATGAAGCTTTATGATGCGATAATAGGGTTCGTTGAAAAACGTATCGCGCCATTAGCCGCTAAGGTTGGAAACCAGCCTCATGTTAGAGCAATGCGAGATGGGTTTATTGTGGCAATGCCATTTATTATTGTCGGCAGTTTTATTTTAATCTTTGCCTTTCCTCCGTTTGGTGAAGATACACAAAATGCGTTTGGCCGAGTCTGGCTTGATTTTGCAACCCAAAACTTTGATGTCATTATGATGCCGTTTAATATGTCGATGGGCATAATGACAATATTTGTGTCTCTAGGCGTGGCATACAGTTTGGCGAAAGCTTATAAAATGGATGGCATCACCAGTGCGGTGTTGTCACTAATGAGTTTTTTACTGGTTGCTTCTCCTGCTACAGATGGGGCATTGTCTATGTCTCATATGGGCGGAACGGGTATTTTTACTGCGGTAATGTGCGCATTTTTCTCTGTAGAGCTATACCGCTTTATGAAGAAGCACAATATTACCATTCGCATGCCAGAGCAGGTTCCACCAGCGATTGCTCGTTCCTTTGAAGTCTTGCTACCAGTATTAGCCATTTTCGTCACTCTTTATCCACTCAGCCTGTTTGTCCAAGCAGAATTCGACATGCTGATTCCCGATGCTGTGATGGCCATGTTTAAACCTCTGATCAGTGCATCTAATACGCTGCCTGCTATCATCGGTGCTTTGTTGGTCTGTCAACTGCTATGGTTTGCTGGTATTCATGGTGCCGCGATTGTTGTTGGCCTACTGTCTCCTATTTTCTTAACCAATATTGGCGCGAACATTGATGCGTTTGTTAACGATCAGCCAGTACAAAACATCTTCACTCAACCTTTCTGGGATTTCTATATTTTCATTGGTGGCTCAGGTGCAACTCTAGCCCTCGTCATACTGATGTCATTCAGCCGCTCTGCTCACCTCAAAAGTATCGGTCGCATGAGTGCTGTTCCTGGTTTCTTCCAGATCAACGAACCGGTTATTTTTGGTAGCCCGATTGTTATGAACCCAATCCTATTCATTCCATTTGTTTTCGCTCCAATTATCAACGCAACGATAGCGTACTTCGCTGTGCATGTTGGATTTGTGGGTATGGGTGTGGCGACAACACCATGGACAACGCCAGCGCTTATCGGTGCGTCGTGGGGATCTGGTTGGACATTTGCTCCTGTTCTTCTTGTTATCGGGTTGCTGATCCTTGACTTGTTCCTATACCTGCCATTTTTCAAAATGTTTGAAAAGCAGCTCTTAGAACAAGAAAAAGAGGCCGCGACTGAAAGTAAAACCTCGTCATCGAAAGTCGGTAAAGCGGCAACAGCATAA
- a CDS encoding PTS lactose/cellobiose transporter subunit IIA, translating to MDQELVVMEIICNAGEARSLCYEALRLSRENDFEGAEKTLLQAKECLNRAHLTQTQLIEQDQGEGKVAMTLVMVHAQDHLMTTILAQEMATEMVALHKLIAK from the coding sequence GTGGATCAAGAATTAGTGGTAATGGAAATTATTTGTAACGCAGGCGAGGCGAGAAGCCTCTGTTATGAAGCGCTGCGTTTATCAAGAGAGAATGACTTTGAAGGAGCAGAAAAAACACTGCTTCAAGCCAAAGAGTGTTTAAACAGAGCGCACTTAACGCAAACTCAGTTGATTGAACAAGATCAAGGGGAAGGCAAAGTCGCGATGACATTGGTGATGGTTCACGCTCAAGATCATCTGATGACCACCATTCTGGCCCAAGAAATGGCAACAGAAATGGTCGCATTGCATAAATTAATCGCTAAGTAA
- a CDS encoding sigma-54-dependent Fis family transcriptional regulator gives MQLQTNEKPEWLSSSWNRSSDAGLKQRRLPEDIRLSSRLLSERRRKTKTVIEAVEQLALPLFNQMFARSDSRLILTDPEGVILSSWGQPRFKEKLTSIALGSGACWLERLKGTNAIGTAIIEAKPISVIGNQHFIKQHQFISCSASPLFDHLGTMIGVLDITSEQQQHDISTQVLVQNMIQRVENHLLNHIPQGAIRIDLACEQSLLHSGWQGILIADDEGQVLASNGVALQLLAQPSVVGHSLGEILDSSSCSSRLVFEKQHLETPKRHVRTVSASCELHHGDSQIEHAWQQASKIVDKGISLLILGETGVGKSEFVKLLHKQSARKRGPLVTVNCGALPKDLIESELFGHVAGAFTGANNKGFVGKVRQADKGILFLDEIADMPLEAQCRLLHVLQEKVVVPIGSTQSHKVDIQVIAATHKDVETLVEQGDFRQDLYYRLNGLTLSLPALRDRQDKRALIELIHLKYAPRSQTICEQLMGLLLNHNWTGNIRELDNVLKVSTLLASDENVLSEEHLPEHLLRYAKHNTEKQAFPTKDLKTTLDHTLLETFQATKGNVSKTSRLLGVSRNTIYRKLKTLGLI, from the coding sequence ATGCAACTTCAAACGAATGAGAAACCAGAGTGGTTGAGCTCTTCATGGAATCGAAGCAGCGATGCGGGTTTAAAACAGCGACGATTACCTGAAGACATTCGCCTATCGTCTCGGCTACTTAGTGAACGAAGACGCAAAACAAAAACGGTTATCGAAGCGGTGGAGCAACTTGCTTTGCCTCTGTTTAACCAAATGTTCGCCAGGTCCGATAGCCGATTAATCTTAACTGATCCGGAAGGCGTTATTCTTTCTAGTTGGGGTCAGCCCCGTTTTAAGGAAAAGCTCACCAGCATTGCATTGGGAAGTGGAGCGTGCTGGCTTGAAAGACTCAAAGGGACGAATGCGATCGGCACTGCGATTATTGAAGCGAAGCCGATTTCAGTGATTGGTAATCAACATTTCATTAAACAGCATCAGTTTATTAGCTGCTCAGCGAGCCCGCTATTTGATCACCTCGGAACTATGATCGGTGTTCTAGACATTACTAGCGAGCAACAGCAGCATGACATTTCCACTCAGGTTTTGGTTCAGAACATGATTCAACGGGTTGAAAATCACTTGTTGAACCATATCCCCCAAGGAGCAATTCGAATTGATCTCGCGTGCGAACAATCGTTACTTCATAGCGGTTGGCAAGGTATTCTGATTGCCGATGATGAGGGGCAAGTGCTGGCGAGTAATGGTGTCGCATTGCAGCTTCTTGCCCAACCTTCAGTGGTGGGCCATTCATTGGGCGAGATATTGGATTCATCGTCTTGTTCTTCAAGGTTGGTTTTTGAAAAACAGCATTTAGAAACGCCAAAGCGCCATGTACGAACTGTCTCTGCCTCGTGTGAATTGCATCATGGAGATAGCCAAATAGAGCATGCATGGCAACAAGCAAGCAAGATTGTTGATAAAGGGATCAGCTTGCTGATTTTAGGAGAAACAGGCGTCGGAAAGAGTGAATTCGTAAAATTGCTGCATAAGCAAAGTGCTAGAAAGCGTGGACCACTCGTCACCGTAAATTGTGGTGCATTACCTAAAGACCTCATTGAATCTGAGCTTTTTGGCCATGTAGCAGGCGCTTTTACAGGGGCGAACAATAAAGGGTTTGTAGGTAAAGTTCGACAAGCGGATAAAGGCATCCTATTTTTGGATGAAATAGCTGACATGCCCCTAGAAGCACAATGCCGTTTGTTACACGTACTGCAAGAGAAAGTGGTTGTCCCTATTGGTTCTACTCAGAGCCATAAGGTTGATATTCAGGTCATCGCGGCGACACACAAAGATGTTGAAACCTTGGTAGAGCAGGGTGATTTTCGGCAAGATCTCTATTATCGTTTGAATGGACTGACCTTGAGCTTACCAGCCTTGCGCGATCGGCAGGACAAGCGAGCATTGATCGAGTTGATTCATCTTAAGTATGCGCCAAGATCACAAACGATTTGTGAACAACTGATGGGACTTTTACTTAACCATAATTGGACTGGCAATATCAGGGAGCTTGATAACGTATTGAAAGTATCGACGTTGCTTGCAAGTGATGAGAATGTGCTATCAGAAGAGCATTTACCTGAACATTTGCTGCGATACGCAAAGCACAATACTGAGAAGCAGGCGTTTCCCACGAAAGACCTCAAGACGACGCTTGATCATACATTGCTTGAAACATTTCAAGCAACGAAAGGCAATGTGAGTAAAACCTCGAGGTTATTAGGAGTCAGTCGAAATACTATTTATCGAAAACTGAAAACACTCGGATTAATATAA